In the genome of Coraliomargarita algicola, one region contains:
- a CDS encoding YrbL family protein codes for MIHLSDHKAFAIGNHRAIYTHPHRRDRCVKVNHAHMPPALKRQLVPWYQRFRRSFHFDENLAELRQITKIHDRATTTCLSIPTVEGMVETDLGPGLVVELITDANGSISRTAIEYVKLFGYTPEVKTALNNLRSSMVQHNIQLKDPGTSNIVFQQREDHTLRAVIIDGLGAPTILPIHRLSPKHSTMRIDAKISKIKRRLKKTKTLNSGGKETPTDLLQIRE; via the coding sequence ATGATACATCTATCTGACCATAAGGCCTTTGCGATTGGGAATCATCGTGCGATTTACACCCACCCGCATCGCCGTGATAGATGCGTTAAAGTGAATCATGCGCACATGCCCCCAGCTTTAAAGCGGCAACTGGTACCATGGTATCAGAGGTTTCGACGCTCATTTCACTTTGATGAGAATTTGGCAGAATTACGCCAGATCACCAAGATTCACGATAGAGCAACAACCACTTGTCTGAGCATACCAACTGTTGAAGGGATGGTGGAAACCGACTTAGGCCCCGGCTTGGTCGTTGAACTAATTACCGATGCCAATGGCAGTATTAGTCGCACTGCCATTGAATATGTAAAACTTTTTGGCTATACGCCAGAAGTAAAAACTGCGCTAAATAATTTACGCAGTAGCATGGTACAACACAACATTCAGCTAAAAGACCCCGGCACCAGTAATATCGTTTTTCAACAAAGAGAGGATCACACATTACGTGCTGTTATCATCGATGGACTTGGGGCCCCCACGATACTCCCCATTCATCGCCTCTCACCAAAGCATTCAACCATGCGTATAGATGCCAAAATCTCAAAGATAAAGAGGCGCCTGAAAAAAACCAAAACTCTGAATTCTGGCGGTAAAGAGACTCCAACTGATTTACTTCAAATCAGGGAATAA
- a CDS encoding alcohol dehydrogenase catalytic domain-containing protein, with protein MKNRQIETTWKDREAGTLKTQLIESQVPALKPGEILVKLLHVPMHGSFWLATHPNGIHPRKEEFLSEGRFVFGNGGVAQVVDTTLDERDFRKGDYVCIFGHIPCRRYNCYACTVLHRYSECDFNESSILGHGKGSTEGTYAEYAVLPRHSYEICFRREESPSTSLLKSFMFGFLFADVRNALTRHMDSLRMRRMLLIGAGFSGMIAAYIHNRTCPESKIFVVDSSPERLAHLKSIDPEGIGTYLLPHSIATELNSRHQHVGFRHELSSIIDDVSKEMHAHFGGRSCNLLFDSSSGNTTPIWDNPQILAPSAHCIPFGFGSQYILLSKELIQMSGLTIMMSRGVGNIRNRKEVIELIKAGAGKFINEKLLAETKELHGIDEAATFIEQMQNPPRQLHEISHAYISF; from the coding sequence ATGAAAAATAGACAGATTGAAACCACTTGGAAAGACCGAGAAGCAGGCACCTTAAAAACTCAATTGATTGAGTCTCAAGTACCGGCCCTAAAACCAGGTGAAATCTTAGTCAAATTATTACATGTGCCCATGCATGGGAGTTTTTGGTTGGCCACACATCCAAATGGCATTCACCCCCGAAAGGAAGAGTTTTTGAGTGAGGGACGATTCGTATTCGGCAACGGTGGCGTCGCACAAGTCGTTGATACAACACTAGACGAACGAGACTTCCGCAAGGGAGACTACGTTTGCATATTTGGACATATTCCTTGCCGCCGATACAATTGCTATGCCTGCACAGTCCTACATCGCTATTCAGAATGTGATTTCAATGAAAGCTCCATCCTAGGTCACGGCAAGGGCTCAACTGAAGGAACCTATGCGGAATACGCCGTGTTGCCGCGCCATTCATATGAAATCTGCTTTCGTCGAGAAGAATCCCCCTCTACGAGCCTGCTAAAATCATTTATGTTTGGCTTTCTTTTTGCAGATGTTCGCAATGCCCTGACTCGACACATGGATTCCTTACGCATGCGCCGTATGCTACTAATCGGAGCTGGGTTTTCCGGTATGATTGCAGCCTACATCCACAATCGGACATGCCCCGAATCAAAAATATTCGTAGTTGATTCTTCGCCCGAACGTTTGGCACACTTAAAGTCGATCGATCCAGAAGGAATCGGGACCTACCTACTGCCCCACTCGATTGCGACGGAATTAAATAGCCGTCACCAACATGTCGGCTTCAGGCATGAACTCTCCAGCATAATCGATGACGTGTCTAAAGAAATGCATGCACATTTCGGAGGAAGAAGCTGCAATTTACTATTCGATAGTTCATCCGGCAACACCACTCCTATCTGGGACAATCCACAAATACTTGCGCCATCGGCACACTGCATACCCTTTGGATTTGGGTCACAATACATCTTACTCAGTAAGGAGCTCATACAAATGTCTGGTTTGACCATAATGATGTCACGGGGCGTCGGCAACATCCGTAACCGTAAAGAAGTGATCGAGCTGATCAAAGCTGGCGCAGGGAAATTCATCAATGAAAAGCTGCTAGCAGAAACGAAAGAGCTACATGGAATAGATGAAGCAGCAACATTTATAGAGCAGATGCAGAACCCTCCACGCCAACTTCATGAAATATCACATGCATATATCTCTTTTTAA
- a CDS encoding glycosyltransferase has product MNPIRVLHIGTSSKGGASRAMLRIVKAQESDLINTYGAFHLGPTPGPNWHRLAAPKKDWSFPLRRLRMSIAKKGRDRSLESFTPATPGRSLHIPAELLAEIQIVNFHYLGGQIWNLSELFASIPPHIPIVVTMHDMNQVTGGCHYSNGCTQYKDSCNSCPQLPGTLGNKISQETFHSKQALYRARETNFVLPSKWLERITRESSLGQLGHRIDYIGYPFPQLKPLIQREKAQAKLQLKPSSKKRILIVAQDLANRRKGTYLLIDALLQNRLPECTLLLMGKKIDITDDRIEQLGFINDDEMLRNAYASANVLCLPSIEENLAQTGIESLAEGTPVVCFDRTGPADYVIDGETGIRAPECTAIALAEALINCLSHAQMSEQSYVREAYSQIYESTYSTQFIRKRYHEVYKQLLTEKTT; this is encoded by the coding sequence ATGAATCCAATTCGAGTTCTACACATTGGCACATCCAGCAAAGGCGGCGCATCCCGTGCGATGCTAAGAATTGTAAAAGCGCAGGAATCTGATTTGATTAATACCTATGGTGCATTTCATCTGGGTCCCACTCCAGGCCCCAATTGGCATCGCTTAGCGGCCCCGAAAAAGGACTGGAGCTTCCCCCTCAGACGTTTGCGCATGAGTATCGCAAAGAAAGGCCGCGATCGAAGCTTGGAAAGTTTCACCCCCGCCACCCCTGGGCGTAGCCTACACATCCCAGCCGAACTACTGGCTGAAATACAAATTGTAAATTTCCACTATTTGGGCGGGCAAATCTGGAACCTATCTGAACTATTTGCATCTATTCCGCCCCACATACCAATTGTCGTGACAATGCACGACATGAATCAAGTGACTGGCGGATGCCATTACTCCAATGGTTGCACTCAATATAAAGATAGCTGCAACAGCTGCCCACAACTCCCAGGCACCCTCGGCAACAAGATCAGTCAAGAAACTTTCCACAGCAAGCAAGCCCTATACCGGGCAAGAGAAACTAACTTTGTCCTACCCTCAAAATGGCTCGAGCGTATCACTCGCGAAAGTAGCCTCGGACAACTCGGCCACCGTATAGACTATATCGGATACCCATTCCCACAACTAAAGCCACTCATCCAACGCGAAAAGGCTCAGGCAAAACTACAACTGAAGCCCAGCTCAAAAAAACGAATTTTAATCGTCGCTCAAGATTTGGCGAATCGTCGCAAAGGAACCTACCTACTCATCGACGCACTACTACAAAATCGACTACCAGAATGCACATTATTGCTGATGGGGAAGAAAATTGACATAACAGATGATCGAATCGAACAACTCGGATTCATCAACGACGATGAAATGCTGAGGAACGCCTATGCCTCTGCCAACGTGCTCTGCTTGCCCTCAATAGAAGAAAACCTAGCACAAACTGGCATCGAAAGCCTGGCTGAGGGCACCCCTGTGGTCTGCTTCGATAGAACAGGCCCAGCGGACTATGTCATCGACGGAGAGACAGGCATCAGGGCGCCAGAATGCACAGCCATCGCCTTAGCCGAAGCGCTCATAAATTGCTTAAGTCATGCGCAAATGTCCGAGCAATCCTATGTACGTGAAGCTTACAGCCAAATTTACGAGAGCACATATTCTACACAGTTCATTCGAAAGCGCTACCACGAAGTCTACAAACAGCTGTTAACGGAGAAAACCACCTAG
- a CDS encoding YrbL family protein — MPSTNKPLIELKNKEPFSSGGNRLCFRHPDDRARCLKVIRPDRTPDIRRAEKGFPANLRPLKAFDENLVEESVLRGLLHRFPSEIRRHLPQSYGMIDTDLGPAHETDLICDADGLISQTLEQYIWKYGIDTTVQTAISEFKQDWSTRPPNTRDLIPHNFVIHINESKGHLYLIDGYGRQPRIKWLQKDTMPASRLRRRFENFDHRIALILERKANNNGPKHRINNLKRT, encoded by the coding sequence ATGCCGTCTACCAATAAGCCATTAATAGAGCTCAAAAATAAAGAGCCTTTCAGCTCAGGTGGCAATCGGCTCTGCTTTCGTCACCCTGATGACAGAGCGCGTTGCCTCAAAGTAATCCGACCAGACCGGACACCCGACATTCGTCGAGCCGAAAAAGGCTTTCCAGCTAATCTGCGTCCATTAAAAGCATTCGATGAGAATTTGGTCGAAGAAAGTGTATTGCGCGGTCTACTGCATCGTTTCCCCAGCGAAATCAGACGACACTTACCGCAGTCTTATGGTATGATCGATACCGATCTCGGTCCCGCCCATGAGACCGATTTGATTTGTGATGCAGACGGTTTAATCTCGCAGACATTGGAACAGTACATCTGGAAATATGGAATCGATACGACAGTCCAAACGGCCATCTCAGAATTCAAGCAGGACTGGTCGACTCGCCCCCCCAATACACGCGACCTCATCCCACATAACTTCGTCATCCACATCAACGAATCTAAAGGCCATCTGTATCTAATTGATGGCTACGGCCGTCAACCTCGCATAAAATGGTTACAAAAGGACACCATGCCAGCTTCACGCCTTCGCCGACGCTTTGAAAACTTTGACCATCGCATCGCTCTGATCCTTGAACGCAAAGCGAACAACAACGGCCCGAAGCACCGAATAAACAATTTAAAAAGGACTTAA
- a CDS encoding mitochondrial fission ELM1 family protein, which translates to MPPAKVIWQICDNKRGHENQSSGLIHALSKQTKIEAIRVDIAMHRASWWQVVRGTFPSASTLPQPDLIIAAGSQTHSSLLAAGRATGAPTLLIMAPPKGLTRFFDLCVVPAHDQRQGPNIIQTTGAMNTVEASPNKAPNTGLFLIGGPSQHHNWDEASLWKQISTIIDSNSQLQWKLTTSRRTLESTTARLQSLESNQLEVIPVEQTKADWLPQQLARSSYVWVTEDSVSMVYEALSSGAKVGLLPGPRKAGESRIIRGLDALQQSKHVLSYSEDQTDLTSFKAPPPLNEAARIAKIVSHRFF; encoded by the coding sequence ATGCCACCAGCAAAGGTCATTTGGCAGATCTGTGACAATAAACGCGGACATGAAAACCAGAGTTCCGGTTTAATACACGCACTGTCCAAGCAAACAAAAATTGAGGCCATCCGGGTCGATATCGCCATGCATAGAGCGTCCTGGTGGCAAGTTGTGCGCGGCACATTCCCCTCAGCCTCAACGCTGCCGCAGCCCGACCTCATTATTGCGGCAGGCAGTCAAACCCACTCCAGCCTATTGGCCGCAGGCCGTGCGACGGGTGCTCCCACCTTACTGATCATGGCGCCTCCCAAGGGCCTGACACGGTTCTTTGACCTCTGCGTCGTGCCCGCGCATGACCAACGCCAGGGCCCCAACATCATTCAAACTACAGGCGCGATGAACACCGTCGAAGCCAGCCCCAATAAAGCCCCCAACACAGGACTCTTTCTCATCGGCGGCCCTTCACAACATCACAATTGGGACGAAGCTTCTCTGTGGAAGCAAATTTCAACGATCATAGACTCAAATTCACAGTTACAATGGAAATTGACTACGTCTCGCCGCACCCTGGAAAGCACGACGGCCCGACTGCAGTCACTAGAAAGCAATCAGCTTGAAGTCATTCCAGTGGAACAAACGAAAGCGGACTGGCTTCCGCAACAGCTGGCACGAAGCTCCTATGTTTGGGTCACCGAAGACAGTGTCTCTATGGTATATGAAGCCCTCAGCTCCGGCGCTAAAGTAGGCCTACTGCCAGGACCACGCAAGGCCGGTGAATCCCGCATCATCCGTGGCCTCGATGCCCTCCAACAAAGCAAGCATGTTCTAAGCTACTCCGAGGACCAGACCGACCTTACCAGTTTCAAAGCTCCCCCACCACTGAACGAAGCCGCACGCATCGCAAAAATCGTCTCCCATCGCTTCTTTTAA
- a CDS encoding GT-D fold domain-containing glycosyltransferase — MMTIFKMMLRAIIRKTCLLVSCFLPSVPLRKRVREAGDAWVIRLFRSQIESFVSEYPKVYSEEQSLERLIQSRKSITRFGDGEFKLIIGERHKSFQDVNETLNQRMLEVLRSSDPNVLVAIHPVRDFDSLGRIWQKFIIRIGREVLGLLDTDRIYDSTGLFHRLPTGSRAEFTQRVQLIKSLWAGRKVVIVVGKGSRFHFEHELFDNVASVDYVYGPAKNAFHEYDSILQKVQAYDKTQYLILLVLGPTATVMAYDLGRMGYQAIDFGQMPGKYRKVRDRLFPDLK, encoded by the coding sequence ATGATGACCATTTTCAAAATGATGCTTAGGGCAATTATTCGCAAGACTTGTTTGTTAGTGTCCTGTTTCCTTCCTTCAGTTCCTCTAAGGAAGAGAGTGCGGGAGGCTGGCGATGCTTGGGTGATTCGACTCTTCCGCTCGCAGATTGAGTCATTTGTGAGTGAATATCCTAAAGTGTATTCTGAAGAGCAATCCCTGGAAAGGTTGATTCAAAGTCGGAAAAGCATCACACGTTTTGGTGATGGAGAGTTTAAACTGATTATTGGGGAGAGGCATAAGTCCTTTCAGGATGTAAATGAAACTCTCAATCAGAGGATGTTAGAAGTATTGCGTTCTTCGGATCCAAATGTCTTAGTCGCCATCCATCCTGTGAGAGATTTTGACTCCTTGGGGCGCATTTGGCAAAAGTTCATTATTCGTATCGGTAGAGAGGTTCTCGGTCTTTTGGATACTGACCGCATTTACGATTCCACCGGCCTTTTTCATCGTTTGCCCACTGGCAGCCGGGCGGAGTTTACACAACGTGTGCAACTCATTAAAAGTCTTTGGGCTGGGCGGAAAGTCGTTATAGTTGTCGGAAAGGGCAGTCGATTTCATTTTGAGCATGAACTCTTCGATAATGTGGCCTCAGTTGATTATGTCTATGGTCCGGCGAAGAATGCTTTCCACGAGTATGATTCGATCCTGCAGAAGGTCCAAGCCTATGATAAAACACAGTATTTAATCCTGCTGGTGTTGGGGCCTACCGCCACTGTGATGGCTTATGATTTGGGGCGTATGGGGTATCAGGCGATCGATTTTGGCCAAATGCCTGGCAAATATAGGAAAGTGCGGGATCGTTTATTCCCTGATTTGAAGTAA
- a CDS encoding glycosyltransferase, with protein sequence MRILHSDNLMIRRYGHTKVATGRKLFNGMIRNNWKVYEFSERDIAKFEAPLGIKPLGIRAANRRFIETFDNFKPDVCIIGHSDLLTNKTLQSVKKLSPSTPIIYRNVDPLWRERNVKMIHHRKEVVDAIFVTTAGEPLKQFKTSNNIVGYIPNPTDPGVETFDNSKKTEFTHDLLYCGKGSQSDDRYQLLVELHADLKNELRFDTYGIYGHPPIFGQSYDDALSSSKMALNLNRFEDWPWYSSARISQLMGNGLLTFVWDKGDMRQFFNDEHVVFFQDSASLKKQIRNFHNDDARRQTVAGQGRKFYHEEFSGQKVASYMVETTLNLPYSHDYLWKDAVYQ encoded by the coding sequence ATGCGCATACTACATTCAGACAATTTGATGATACGTCGCTACGGGCACACCAAGGTAGCCACCGGACGTAAGCTCTTTAACGGCATGATTCGGAATAATTGGAAGGTATATGAATTTAGCGAACGCGACATTGCCAAGTTCGAAGCACCTCTGGGCATCAAACCTCTGGGTATTCGGGCAGCCAATAGACGTTTCATTGAAACATTCGATAATTTCAAACCCGATGTATGCATAATCGGGCACAGTGACCTGCTGACGAACAAGACGCTACAAAGCGTAAAAAAACTCTCACCAAGCACACCCATTATTTATCGTAACGTTGACCCCCTCTGGCGGGAACGAAACGTAAAGATGATCCACCACCGCAAAGAAGTAGTGGATGCTATATTTGTAACCACTGCCGGCGAACCACTGAAACAGTTTAAAACGAGTAACAACATCGTAGGCTACATCCCCAACCCGACGGATCCCGGCGTCGAGACCTTTGACAATTCCAAGAAAACCGAATTTACACATGACCTGCTCTACTGCGGAAAGGGCAGTCAATCCGATGACCGTTACCAACTGCTGGTAGAACTCCACGCAGACCTGAAGAACGAGCTTCGCTTCGACACCTACGGCATCTACGGCCATCCTCCAATCTTCGGCCAAAGCTACGACGATGCACTTTCCAGTAGCAAAATGGCGCTCAACCTAAACCGTTTTGAGGATTGGCCATGGTATTCCTCCGCACGTATCTCTCAACTCATGGGCAATGGCCTCCTCACCTTTGTCTGGGACAAAGGTGATATGCGACAATTTTTCAACGATGAGCATGTCGTATTCTTTCAAGACTCCGCATCACTTAAAAAGCAAATCCGCAACTTTCACAACGATGACGCTCGTCGTCAAACTGTCGCAGGCCAGGGAAGAAAGTTCTATCATGAGGAGTTCTCCGGGCAAAAAGTAGCCAGCTACATGGTTGAAACGACACTGAATTTACCTTACTCTCACGATTACCTTTGGAAAGATGCCGTCTACCAATAA
- a CDS encoding glycosyltransferase family 4 protein → MKVIQILPELNSGGVERGTLEVGKHLIENGHQSIVISNGGRQVEQLEAEGSRHITLPVHKKRLSSLKQVKVLRKLFEQEQPNILHLRSRLPAWLAWLAWRKMDPQTRPRLITTVHGFYSVNLYSKIMTRGERVICVSNSVKDYVRHNYPDVPAEKLTVIHRGVSPEQFPYGFEPDAKWLTEWQQKYPQLKDKYVITLPGRITRWKGPLDFIEVLAALKAKGIPAHGLLVGEPHPKKMDFFEEVKAAIKASSLERDITLVGHRSDLREIMAVSNVVVSCSTDPEAFGRVTLEALALGKPVAGYAHGGVAEQLDALLPAGKINLGDHRAMVNLLTTWHAAPPSVTQRQEFSLQSMLNAVMTSYTELDKAPREL, encoded by the coding sequence ATGAAAGTCATCCAAATCTTACCAGAGCTTAACTCCGGCGGCGTCGAACGTGGGACGCTCGAAGTCGGCAAGCACCTCATAGAGAACGGCCACCAATCCATAGTAATTTCCAACGGTGGACGCCAAGTCGAGCAACTAGAGGCCGAAGGCAGCCGTCACATCACCCTGCCTGTCCACAAGAAACGCCTCAGTTCACTCAAACAAGTCAAAGTCCTCAGAAAATTATTTGAGCAAGAACAGCCCAACATCCTCCACTTGCGCTCTCGCCTGCCCGCGTGGCTGGCTTGGCTAGCTTGGCGTAAGATGGACCCACAAACGCGCCCACGCCTCATCACCACAGTGCACGGCTTTTACTCAGTCAATCTCTACTCCAAGATCATGACTCGTGGCGAGCGTGTCATCTGCGTCTCTAATAGTGTCAAAGACTACGTGCGGCACAACTATCCCGATGTGCCCGCCGAGAAACTCACCGTCATTCACCGTGGAGTCTCTCCAGAGCAATTCCCCTACGGCTTTGAGCCTGATGCAAAATGGCTGACCGAATGGCAACAAAAGTACCCACAGCTCAAAGACAAATACGTCATCACCCTCCCCGGCCGCATCACCCGCTGGAAGGGACCGCTCGATTTCATAGAAGTGCTTGCAGCCCTAAAAGCCAAAGGCATCCCCGCCCACGGTCTACTAGTGGGCGAGCCACACCCGAAAAAAATGGATTTTTTCGAGGAAGTTAAAGCGGCAATTAAGGCCTCCAGTCTAGAGCGCGACATCACTCTAGTGGGACACCGCAGCGACTTACGCGAGATCATGGCCGTCTCCAACGTTGTCGTATCCTGCTCCACCGATCCAGAGGCCTTTGGACGCGTCACACTCGAAGCACTTGCACTAGGTAAACCAGTAGCTGGCTACGCACACGGTGGAGTCGCGGAACAACTCGATGCTCTGCTCCCAGCGGGTAAGATCAATCTGGGCGATCACAGGGCCATGGTGAATCTGCTGACCACATGGCATGCAGCCCCTCCGAGCGTAACGCAAAGACAAGAGTTCAGCCTGCAATCCATGCTAAATGCAGTCATGACGAGCTATACTGAACTCGATAAAGCTCCACGCGAGCTGTAA
- a CDS encoding glycosyltransferase, translating to MLGKAFGGAERSFVDTALALAARGHAVQAICHAEFSKQNLLENVPNLELCRVRAGGEWDFLTPRKIEKLLLEFGTEIVHTQLKRAAWHGGRAAKRAGVPVVAKLHNYVQLARYKYVHTLFCTTQDQRRHVLEANWPEDRVEVVPNFSRIEPVDFVKKASAGPLRILTYGRYVPKKGFDVLLRAFRSLLDAGIDAQLVIGGQGSELAALLALAADLKLSQQVELGVWIDDVSDALSMADLFVLPSLDEPFGVVMLEAMASGVPIVSTKTKGPLEVLNADTAILVEIGSEGDLFKGMLAVENDRLAADQRAETALQLYRDRYYEAAVIPRIEALYRRVIAAS from the coding sequence ATGTTGGGCAAAGCTTTTGGTGGCGCGGAGCGTTCGTTTGTGGACACGGCGCTGGCACTGGCCGCGCGAGGGCACGCAGTTCAAGCGATTTGCCATGCGGAATTTTCAAAGCAAAACTTGTTGGAGAATGTGCCGAATTTGGAGCTTTGCAGGGTTCGTGCCGGAGGAGAGTGGGATTTTTTGACTCCCCGCAAGATTGAGAAGCTCTTACTTGAGTTTGGCACGGAGATTGTGCATACGCAGTTGAAACGAGCGGCTTGGCATGGGGGGCGAGCCGCCAAGCGAGCAGGTGTCCCAGTCGTTGCGAAGCTGCACAATTATGTGCAGCTTGCACGTTATAAGTATGTGCATACACTGTTTTGTACGACTCAGGATCAGCGACGCCATGTGCTCGAAGCGAATTGGCCGGAGGACAGAGTCGAAGTTGTCCCAAATTTTTCGAGAATCGAACCCGTTGATTTCGTCAAAAAAGCCTCAGCAGGGCCACTGCGGATTCTGACTTATGGTCGTTATGTGCCTAAGAAGGGCTTTGATGTGTTGTTACGTGCCTTTCGCAGTTTATTAGATGCCGGCATCGATGCTCAATTGGTGATTGGGGGACAAGGCAGCGAACTTGCGGCTTTGCTGGCACTTGCCGCCGACTTGAAACTATCGCAACAGGTGGAGCTCGGCGTGTGGATCGATGATGTCTCGGATGCCTTAAGCATGGCCGATTTGTTTGTACTTCCTTCATTGGATGAGCCCTTTGGTGTTGTCATGTTGGAAGCGATGGCGAGTGGAGTGCCGATCGTTAGTACGAAGACAAAAGGGCCGTTGGAGGTTCTGAATGCGGACACTGCTATTTTAGTCGAAATCGGCAGCGAAGGCGACTTATTTAAAGGGATGTTGGCGGTGGAAAATGATCGCCTTGCGGCTGATCAACGGGCCGAGACTGCTTTGCAACTTTACCGAGATCGTTATTATGAGGCTGCGGTCATTCCGCGTATTGAGGCGCTTTACCGTCGCGTGATTGCTGCTTCATAG
- a CDS encoding PIN domain-containing protein: protein MSAEHLMGRVLVDTNVLIYATLAGDDRHEQARDVLDLRFREGLELCVSVQNLAEMYPNLTGPKNNPPDSPELARTKIDSIAGLDFLTVLPLSLSITRRALRLCETYSIRRQQYFDMQLVGTMLEEGISFLLTEKVKDFKPIKGIRAINPFTTVIS, encoded by the coding sequence ATGAGCGCTGAGCACTTAATGGGCCGTGTCCTCGTGGACACAAATGTGCTCATCTATGCGACTTTAGCGGGAGATGATCGCCATGAACAAGCGAGGGATGTCCTCGACCTCCGCTTTCGAGAGGGGCTGGAACTGTGTGTTTCCGTGCAAAATTTGGCTGAAATGTACCCCAATCTTACTGGCCCCAAAAATAATCCACCCGACTCACCAGAATTGGCTAGAACTAAGATTGATTCGATTGCGGGCTTGGACTTTCTGACTGTATTACCGTTAAGTTTATCGATTACACGACGGGCCCTTCGACTTTGTGAAACTTACTCGATTCGACGGCAGCAATATTTTGATATGCAGCTCGTGGGCACCATGCTTGAGGAAGGGATCAGTTTCTTGCTCACGGAGAAAGTGAAAGATTTTAAACCAATCAAAGGTATTCGAGCCATTAATCCTTTCACCACCGTGATTTCGTGA
- a CDS encoding GDP-mannose 4,6-dehydratase: MAKKHYFITGGAGFIGSHLAERILKEGHRVTIIDDFNSYYDPAIKRQNIAGILDQIELIEGDIRDAILVERSFAKGQFDHVIHIAARAGVRPSIKDPKLYFTTNIDGTFNLLDACRYHGVKRFTFASSSSVYGVNKKVPFAESDALERTISPYAATKLAGEQICSNYANLFGMHCQCLRFFTVYGPRQRPDLAISKFTKHILAGIPIQKYGDGSTARDYTYIDDIINGIIAASNYNEADFEIFNLGGSATTTLSELITMIEEATGKKAIIEQLPDQPGDVPRTYADVSKAHKLLGYAPATPIAEGIRKYVEWFKAQN; the protein is encoded by the coding sequence ATGGCTAAAAAACACTACTTTATTACTGGAGGAGCCGGCTTCATAGGCTCTCATCTCGCCGAACGTATTCTAAAGGAAGGCCACCGCGTGACGATCATCGATGACTTCAATAGCTACTATGATCCAGCCATCAAACGTCAAAACATCGCAGGGATATTAGATCAAATCGAATTAATTGAAGGCGATATACGCGACGCTATTCTGGTAGAACGCAGCTTTGCAAAAGGGCAATTTGACCATGTCATCCACATCGCCGCCCGCGCGGGCGTGCGCCCCTCGATCAAGGACCCGAAACTCTATTTCACCACTAATATCGACGGCACATTTAACCTGCTCGATGCCTGCCGTTATCATGGTGTAAAACGCTTCACCTTCGCCTCGTCCTCGTCCGTCTACGGCGTCAACAAAAAAGTCCCCTTTGCGGAGAGCGATGCCCTGGAGCGCACAATTTCCCCTTATGCCGCCACCAAACTAGCCGGCGAACAAATTTGCTCCAACTATGCCAATCTGTTTGGCATGCATTGCCAATGCCTACGCTTCTTCACTGTCTATGGCCCGCGTCAGCGCCCGGACCTGGCAATCTCCAAGTTTACCAAACACATACTCGCGGGCATACCGATTCAAAAATACGGCGACGGCAGCACCGCCCGTGACTACACTTACATCGACGATATTATCAACGGCATCATCGCAGCCTCGAACTACAATGAGGCCGACTTCGAGATCTTTAATCTCGGCGGCTCTGCCACCACCACATTGAGCGAACTCATCACCATGATCGAGGAGGCCACTGGTAAAAAAGCAATCATCGAACAGCTTCCCGACCAACCCGGCGACGTGCCCCGCACCTACGCAGATGTAAGTAAAGCTCACAAACTGCTAGGCTACGCTCCAGCGACACCGATCGCCGAAGGAATACGTAAGTATGTCGAATGGTTTAAGGCTCAGAACTAA
- a CDS encoding ribbon-helix-helix protein, CopG family, with protein sequence MKSHISATIDQDILARVDRYRRGVKRSRSQVIEIAIEKLLREEQPESTTVVTSTGQFTGEFSRNDTYER encoded by the coding sequence ATGAAATCTCATATCAGTGCTACAATAGATCAGGATATTCTTGCACGAGTGGATCGCTATCGTCGCGGAGTCAAGCGTTCGCGGAGCCAAGTAATTGAAATCGCTATCGAAAAACTTCTGAGAGAAGAACAGCCTGAGTCGACAACTGTGGTGACTTCGACAGGTCAGTTTACTGGCGAATTTTCGAGGAACGACACTTATGAGCGCTGA